From Cellulomonas oligotrophica, a single genomic window includes:
- the cimA gene encoding citramalate synthase, with protein MTDPTFHVYDTTLRDGAQQEGINLSVADKLAIAPLLDELGVGFIEGGWPGAVPKDTEFFKRAAKELDLRNAELAAFGATRKPGTRAVDDPQVRALVDSEASVVTVVAKSDVRHVERALRTTPDENLAMITDTVTFLRREGRRVVVDAEHFFDGFAVDAAYARAAVLAAFEAGAEVVALCDTNGGMLPDQVREVVLDLRAHVGPAAVLGMHAHNDSGCAVANTLAAVEAGCAHVQGTVNGYGERTGNADLLSVVANLELKLGRPVLARTEGVPGGLAELTRIAHAISELTNISPFARQPYVGASAFAHKAGLHASAIKVDPDLYQHTDPGLVGNDMRMLVSDMAGRASIELKGRQLGYDLAEHPDVLARLTHRVKDSEANGYTFEAADASFELLLVEEVEGRRPTYFRVESWRAIVERNGGRGTPATAEATVKLHAGGERIVSTGEGNGPVNALDHALRQALLRVYPELGEFELIDFKVRILDQMHGTDAVTRVLIETTDGETSWSTVGVGPNLIEASWEALTDSTIWGLRHHGVAPR; from the coding sequence GTGACCGACCCGACCTTCCACGTCTACGACACCACGCTGCGCGACGGCGCCCAGCAGGAGGGCATCAACCTCTCCGTCGCGGACAAGCTCGCGATCGCCCCGCTGCTCGACGAGCTCGGCGTGGGGTTCATCGAGGGCGGCTGGCCGGGCGCCGTCCCCAAGGACACGGAGTTCTTCAAGCGGGCCGCCAAGGAGCTCGACCTGCGCAACGCCGAGCTCGCGGCGTTCGGCGCCACCCGCAAGCCCGGCACCCGGGCGGTGGACGACCCGCAGGTCCGGGCCCTGGTGGACTCCGAGGCGTCGGTCGTGACCGTCGTCGCCAAGTCCGACGTGCGCCACGTGGAGCGCGCGCTGCGCACCACACCGGACGAGAACCTCGCGATGATCACCGACACCGTGACGTTCCTGCGCCGCGAGGGCCGGCGCGTCGTCGTGGACGCCGAGCACTTCTTCGACGGGTTCGCGGTCGACGCCGCGTACGCGCGCGCCGCCGTGCTCGCCGCGTTCGAGGCGGGTGCCGAGGTCGTCGCGCTGTGCGACACGAACGGCGGCATGCTGCCCGACCAGGTCCGCGAGGTCGTCCTCGACCTGCGCGCCCACGTCGGGCCCGCCGCGGTGCTCGGCATGCACGCCCACAACGACTCCGGGTGTGCGGTCGCCAACACCCTCGCCGCGGTCGAGGCCGGCTGCGCGCACGTGCAGGGCACCGTCAACGGCTACGGCGAGCGCACCGGCAACGCCGACCTGCTCTCGGTCGTGGCCAACCTCGAGCTCAAGCTCGGACGCCCCGTGCTCGCGCGCACCGAGGGCGTCCCCGGCGGGCTCGCCGAGCTGACGCGCATCGCGCACGCCATCAGCGAGCTCACCAACATCTCGCCGTTCGCGCGCCAGCCGTACGTCGGCGCGAGCGCGTTCGCCCACAAGGCCGGGCTGCACGCCTCCGCGATCAAGGTCGACCCGGACCTCTACCAGCACACCGACCCGGGCCTCGTCGGCAACGACATGCGCATGCTCGTGTCCGACATGGCCGGGCGCGCGTCCATCGAGCTCAAGGGTCGCCAGCTCGGGTACGACCTCGCCGAGCACCCCGACGTCCTGGCGCGCCTCACCCACCGCGTCAAGGACTCCGAGGCCAACGGCTACACGTTCGAGGCCGCCGACGCGTCGTTCGAGCTCCTGCTCGTCGAGGAGGTCGAGGGCCGGCGGCCCACGTACTTCCGGGTCGAGTCGTGGCGCGCGATCGTCGAGCGCAACGGCGGCCGCGGCACGCCCGCCACGGCCGAGGCGACCGTCAAGCTGCATGCCGGCGGGGAGCGGATCGTCAGCACCGGGGAGGGGAACGGGCCCGTCAACGCCCTCGACCACGCCCTGCGGCAGGCGCTCCTGCGCGTGTACCCCGAGCTCGGCGAGTTCGAGCTCATCGACTTCAAGGTCCGGATCCTCGACCAGATGCACGGCACCGACGCGGTCACCCGGGTGCTCATCGAGACGACCGACGGCGAGACGTCGTGGAGCACCGTCGGGGTCGGGCCCAACCTCATCGAGGCGTCGTGGGAGGCGCTGACCGACTCGACCATCTGGGGCCTGCGCCACCACGGCGTCGCGCCGCGCTGA
- a CDS encoding sensor domain-containing protein — translation MSGTDPGPSSLEPARGAPEDGEWPAHGWRAHSRGGTWVLVLVLLALLVLGVGVTQPWNTGDAAPPPVTTATAPDPSTGTPTPAATLPGDGASFDEDTLGSLLLTRRDVEGALPGAADGVRRTVEPGDLAWGLPDGAAVTPPACTVALSVVGRAPDAYDAQWWENDALEVTQEVVVLGSQQSARDAFRELVTAVDACPRYVLADAPDEAPQGASPSPTTAAATQRSVWTTEPAIEGRGVYPGIVQEATVDDGDDVRAQYRGYVLVGNALVSWTATALDPEAVEDPPAVLGDPVEVSAVVQERARSAVAAQAATATPAPTG, via the coding sequence GTGTCCGGCACGGACCCCGGCCCGTCCAGCCTCGAGCCAGCCCGCGGGGCGCCGGAGGACGGCGAGTGGCCGGCGCACGGGTGGCGGGCGCACAGCCGGGGCGGCACGTGGGTGCTCGTGCTCGTGCTCCTCGCGCTGCTGGTCCTCGGCGTGGGCGTGACCCAGCCGTGGAACACCGGTGACGCGGCCCCGCCGCCGGTGACCACGGCGACCGCGCCCGACCCGTCCACCGGGACGCCCACGCCGGCCGCCACGCTGCCCGGCGACGGCGCGTCGTTCGACGAGGACACGCTCGGCTCCCTGCTGCTCACACGCCGCGACGTCGAGGGTGCGCTGCCCGGCGCCGCCGACGGCGTGCGGCGCACCGTCGAGCCCGGCGACCTCGCCTGGGGGCTGCCGGACGGCGCCGCGGTGACGCCGCCCGCCTGCACCGTCGCGCTCTCCGTCGTCGGCCGGGCCCCGGACGCGTACGACGCGCAGTGGTGGGAGAACGACGCGCTGGAGGTGACCCAGGAGGTCGTCGTGCTCGGCTCCCAGCAGTCGGCCCGGGACGCGTTCCGCGAACTCGTGACCGCGGTCGACGCCTGCCCGCGGTACGTGCTGGCGGACGCGCCCGACGAGGCCCCGCAGGGCGCGAGCCCGAGCCCGACGACGGCCGCCGCGACGCAGCGGTCCGTGTGGACCACCGAGCCGGCGATCGAGGGCCGCGGCGTCTACCCGGGCATCGTGCAGGAAGCCACGGTCGACGACGGCGACGACGTGCGGGCCCAGTACCGCGGCTACGTCCTCGTCGGCAACGCCCTGGTGTCCTGGACGGCGACGGCGCTGGACCCGGAGGCCGTCGAGGACCCGCCCGCCGTGCTCGGCGACCCCGTCGAGGTCAGCGCCGTCGTCCAGGAGCGCGCGCGCAGCGCGGTGGCGGCCCAGGCCGCCACCGCCACGCCCGCCCCCACGGGCTGA
- a CDS encoding lipoate--protein ligase family protein, which produces MHGAYKVPEGKMVVVDVDVVDGRLRDVALSGDFFLEPDEALDVLAAALDGVAADATVGQLAQVLDDALTLAQDQGRLAAPVAMVGFDTRAVAVAVRRALGLSTSWDDHEFALLLPGPMPPAQHAALDQVLAEELAAGRRGATLRFWEWEEPAVVIGSFQSLRNEVDLDAAQRHGVTVVRRISGGGAMFMEAGNCITFSLVVPASLVDGMTFEASYAFLNQWVLGALADVGVAASLTGLNDIASPAGKLAGSAQKRLAGGAVLHHVTMSYDIDADKMLEVLRIGREKLSDKGTRSANKRVDPVRSQTQMPREQVIDAFVAHFRGRFRTVDDTLRPAEVARSLELVATKFDDPVWTARVP; this is translated from the coding sequence GTGCACGGTGCGTACAAGGTCCCCGAGGGCAAGATGGTCGTGGTCGACGTCGACGTGGTCGACGGCCGGCTGCGCGACGTGGCGCTGAGCGGGGACTTCTTCCTCGAGCCGGACGAGGCGCTGGACGTGCTCGCCGCGGCGCTCGACGGCGTGGCCGCGGACGCGACCGTCGGCCAGCTCGCCCAGGTGCTCGACGACGCCCTGACGCTCGCTCAGGACCAGGGCCGTCTCGCCGCCCCCGTCGCGATGGTCGGGTTCGACACCCGCGCGGTCGCCGTCGCCGTGCGCCGCGCGCTGGGCCTGTCGACGTCGTGGGACGACCACGAGTTCGCCCTCCTGCTGCCCGGGCCGATGCCGCCCGCGCAGCACGCCGCCCTCGACCAGGTGCTCGCCGAGGAGCTCGCGGCCGGCCGCCGCGGGGCGACGCTGCGGTTCTGGGAGTGGGAGGAGCCCGCCGTGGTCATCGGCTCGTTCCAGTCCCTGCGCAACGAGGTCGACCTCGACGCCGCCCAGCGCCACGGCGTGACCGTCGTCCGTCGGATCTCCGGGGGCGGCGCGATGTTCATGGAGGCCGGCAACTGCATCACGTTCTCCCTCGTCGTGCCCGCGTCCCTCGTGGACGGCATGACGTTCGAGGCGTCGTACGCGTTCCTCAACCAGTGGGTGCTCGGGGCGCTCGCCGACGTCGGCGTCGCCGCGAGCCTCACGGGCCTGAACGACATCGCGTCGCCCGCGGGCAAGCTCGCCGGGTCCGCGCAGAAGCGCCTCGCCGGCGGCGCGGTGCTGCACCACGTGACGATGTCGTACGACATCGACGCCGACAAGATGCTCGAGGTGCTGCGCATCGGCCGCGAGAAGCTCTCCGACAAGGGCACCCGCTCGGCGAACAAGCGCGTCGACCCGGTGCGCTCGCAGACGCAGATGCCGCGCGAGCAGGTGATCGACGCGTTCGTCGCGCACTTCCGCGGACGCTTCCGCACGGTCGACGACACCCTGCGTCCCGCGGAGGTCGCCCGCTCCCTCGAGCTCGTCGCGACCAAGTTCGACGACCCGGTGTGGACCGCGCGCGTGCCCTGA
- a CDS encoding DUF202 domain-containing protein — protein MSGSEAGLPPGRPAGPAADPLAAERTALAWRRTALALLGGSLAAGRLLQPTLGGAAWGVAGVGVVLAVLVLAVAHRRRVLARADARDPAHPHGVVGGGRLVTVTAAGTALLGLCGVLLVARG, from the coding sequence ATGAGCGGCAGCGAGGCCGGGCTGCCGCCGGGGCGGCCCGCCGGGCCCGCCGCCGACCCGCTGGCCGCCGAACGGACCGCGCTCGCGTGGCGGCGCACGGCGCTCGCGCTGCTCGGCGGGTCGCTGGCCGCGGGGCGGCTGCTGCAGCCCACGCTCGGCGGGGCGGCGTGGGGCGTCGCGGGCGTCGGGGTCGTCCTGGCCGTGCTCGTCCTCGCCGTCGCCCACCGGCGCCGCGTCCTGGCACGGGCGGACGCCCGCGACCCCGCGCACCCGCACGGCGTCGTGGGGGGCGGCCGGCTCGTCACCGTGACGGCCGCGGGCACCGCGCTGCTGGGGCTGTGCGGCGTCCTCCTGGTCGCGCGCGGCTGA
- a CDS encoding YidH family protein, producing MPSPVVPDPTAGRRPRWVYSVGAEPDARFSLANERTFLAWVRTALALLAAGVALEALALPIHPGLRLAAAVVLVVLGAVAAPAAWIGWARAERAMRRGDALPAPTSFAVLVVGVALAGVLVLLGVLLA from the coding sequence ATGCCCTCCCCCGTCGTGCCCGACCCGACCGCCGGCCGACGGCCCCGGTGGGTGTACTCCGTCGGTGCCGAGCCGGACGCCCGTTTCTCGCTCGCCAACGAGCGCACCTTCCTCGCCTGGGTCCGCACGGCGCTGGCGCTGCTCGCCGCGGGTGTCGCCCTCGAGGCCCTCGCCCTGCCGATCCACCCGGGGCTGCGCCTCGCGGCGGCGGTGGTCCTCGTCGTGCTGGGCGCGGTCGCGGCGCCGGCCGCGTGGATCGGCTGGGCACGTGCCGAGCGGGCCATGCGGCGGGGCGACGCCCTGCCGGCACCGACGTCGTTCGCCGTGCTCGTCGTCGGGGTCGCCCTGGCGGGGGTGCTCGTGCTGCTCGGGGTGCTCCTGGCATGA
- a CDS encoding YggS family pyridoxal phosphate-dependent enzyme: MADTPPPADVTVPGPGDGVHGPDAAQVAQRLATVRARVAGACRAAGRPVDAVQVLLASKTMTADAVRAALHADAAARAAGSGTAPVLLGENRVQELVAKAPALTDLAPRWHVIGPLQSNKVNAALRWAAAVESVADEDLARRLSDRVAGRADPLDVWVQVNVSGEPTKHGTTPTEAVDVAVRVAALPGLRLAGLMTVGAHSPDADVVRAGYRLLATLRDDVVASGAPGTAHAGGLSMGMSRDLELAVAEGATVVRVGTAVFGSRPAPTSTAAA, encoded by the coding sequence GTGGCCGACACCCCGCCCCCCGCCGACGTCACCGTCCCCGGGCCCGGTGACGGGGTCCACGGCCCGGACGCCGCACAGGTGGCGCAGCGGCTGGCGACGGTCCGGGCCCGCGTCGCCGGCGCGTGCCGGGCCGCGGGCCGCCCGGTCGACGCCGTGCAGGTGCTGCTCGCGTCGAAGACCATGACGGCCGACGCCGTGCGGGCCGCCCTGCACGCCGACGCCGCGGCCCGGGCAGCCGGCTCCGGCACGGCCCCGGTGCTGCTCGGGGAGAACCGCGTGCAGGAGCTCGTGGCCAAGGCCCCCGCCCTGACGGACCTGGCGCCGCGGTGGCACGTCATCGGGCCGCTGCAGTCCAACAAGGTCAACGCCGCCCTGCGGTGGGCGGCGGCCGTCGAGTCCGTCGCCGACGAGGACCTCGCCCGCCGCCTGTCGGACCGCGTCGCCGGCCGCGCGGACCCCCTGGACGTCTGGGTCCAGGTCAACGTGTCCGGGGAGCCGACGAAGCACGGGACGACGCCCACCGAGGCCGTCGACGTCGCCGTGCGGGTCGCCGCCCTGCCCGGGCTGCGGCTCGCGGGTCTGATGACCGTCGGCGCGCACTCGCCGGACGCCGACGTGGTGCGTGCCGGCTACCGGCTGCTCGCCACGCTGCGCGACGACGTGGTCGCGTCCGGCGCACCCGGCACCGCGCACGCCGGCGGGCTGTCCATGGGCATGAGCCGCGACCTCGAGCTCGCGGTGGCGGAGGGCGCGACCGTCGTGCGCGTCGGCACCGCGGTCTTCGGCTCCCGGCCCGCGCCCACCAGCACCGCGGCGGCGTAG
- a CDS encoding YccF domain-containing protein, whose product MKTLLNIIWLVFAGAWLALGYVAAGILCCVLVVTIPFGIASFRIASYVLWPFGRTIVDKPTAGAWSTIGNVVWVLVAGVWLAIGHVATAIPLFVSIIGIPMGIANLKLIPVSLLPLGKQIVPTDRAFAAYGR is encoded by the coding sequence GTGAAGACCCTGCTCAACATCATCTGGCTCGTGTTCGCCGGTGCCTGGCTCGCGCTCGGCTACGTCGCGGCCGGCATCCTGTGCTGCGTGCTCGTCGTGACGATCCCCTTCGGCATCGCCTCGTTCCGCATCGCCAGCTACGTGCTCTGGCCGTTCGGCCGCACCATCGTCGACAAGCCCACCGCGGGCGCGTGGTCCACGATCGGCAACGTCGTCTGGGTGCTGGTCGCGGGCGTGTGGCTGGCGATCGGGCACGTCGCGACGGCGATCCCGCTGTTCGTGTCGATCATCGGCATCCCGATGGGCATCGCGAACCTCAAGCTCATCCCGGTGTCGCTGCTGCCGCTCGGCAAGCAGATCGTGCCGACCGACCGCGCGTTCGCCGCCTACGGGCGCTGA
- the ybaK gene encoding Cys-tRNA(Pro) deacylase: MVRKDTRASAGTPALAALVAAGVVHTAHAYTHDPASDLGYGLEAAHLLGFPPEQVFKTLVADVEGTLTVAVVPVTGRLDLKALAQAVGAKRAAMADPRAAERATGYVVGGISPLGQRTALRTVVDESVWLFDTVLVSGGRRGLDVELAPDALVALTGAVVAAVAAD; the protein is encoded by the coding sequence GTGGTCAGGAAGGACACCCGCGCGAGCGCGGGCACGCCGGCGCTCGCCGCGCTCGTCGCCGCCGGGGTCGTGCACACCGCGCACGCGTACACCCACGACCCCGCGTCGGACCTCGGGTACGGCCTGGAGGCCGCCCACCTGCTCGGGTTCCCGCCCGAGCAGGTGTTCAAGACCCTCGTCGCCGACGTCGAGGGCACGCTGACGGTCGCGGTCGTGCCCGTCACGGGCAGGCTCGACCTCAAGGCGCTCGCGCAGGCGGTCGGCGCCAAGCGCGCCGCCATGGCGGACCCGCGGGCCGCCGAGCGCGCCACAGGGTACGTGGTCGGGGGCATCTCGCCGCTCGGCCAGCGCACCGCGCTGCGCACGGTCGTCGACGAGAGCGTGTGGCTGTTCGACACCGTGCTCGTCTCCGGCGGGCGGCGCGGCCTCGACGTCGAGCTCGCGCCCGACGCCCTGGTCGCCCTCACCGGCGCGGTCGTCGCCGCCGTGGCCGCGGACTGA
- a CDS encoding VIT1/CCC1 transporter family protein produces the protein MTTIGEHLRTPLGTPAPGSSARPDDAPPAPHHAAQRLNWLRAGVLGANDGIVSIAATVVGVAGAAASTATIGLAGGAALLAGALSMAAGEYVSVSSQRDAERVAAAAGRPIGGADSEEAFTNPWHAALASLLAFTAGGLVPLLVVLAPWAVAWRVPVTFAAVLVALVLTGWASARFTGASHRRAVARNVLGGSVAMAVTYGIGTLVGTAV, from the coding sequence ATGACGACGATCGGCGAGCACCTGCGCACCCCCCTCGGCACCCCCGCCCCGGGGTCGTCGGCGCGCCCCGACGACGCGCCGCCGGCACCCCACCACGCCGCGCAGCGCCTCAACTGGCTGCGCGCGGGGGTCCTCGGCGCCAACGACGGCATCGTCTCCATCGCCGCGACCGTCGTCGGTGTGGCGGGCGCCGCGGCGTCGACCGCCACGATCGGCCTGGCCGGTGGCGCGGCCCTGCTGGCCGGTGCGCTGTCGATGGCCGCGGGCGAGTACGTGTCCGTCAGCAGCCAGCGCGACGCCGAGCGCGTCGCCGCCGCGGCCGGACGCCCCATCGGCGGCGCCGACTCCGAGGAGGCGTTCACCAACCCCTGGCACGCCGCCCTCGCCTCGCTGCTGGCGTTCACCGCGGGCGGCCTCGTGCCGCTCCTCGTGGTCCTCGCACCCTGGGCCGTGGCGTGGCGCGTGCCGGTGACCTTCGCCGCCGTGCTCGTCGCGCTCGTCCTCACCGGCTGGGCCTCGGCACGGTTCACGGGTGCCTCGCACCGTCGCGCGGTCGCCCGCAACGTCCTCGGGGGCTCCGTCGCGATGGCCGTGACCTACGGCATCGGGACGCTCGTGGGCACGGCGGTCTGA
- a CDS encoding DEAD/DEAH box helicase, which produces MSGGTLTGRLPSGDDPDALVEEFTAWAGDQGLALYPHQEEALIELATGSHVILSTPTGSGKSLAGVAAHAVALAQGRRSFYTAPIKALVSEKFFALVEVFGSENVGMMTGDSAVNASAPIVCCTAEILANLALRDGPDADVGLVVMDEFHYYADPQRGWAWQVPLLELTRTQMLLMSATLGDVSFFEEDLRRRTGREVGVVANAERPVPLTFSYVVEPLHELLDELVQTQRAPVYVVHFTQKEAVERAQSLLSTTLASRAQRDAIADELGGFRFGPGFGRTLSRLLRHGVGVHHAGMLPKYRRVVERLTQKGLLPVVCGTDTLGVGINVPIRTVVLTSLVKYDGQRMRHLSAREFHQIAGRAGRAGYDTVGEVVVMAPEHVIENRKALARAGDDPKKLKKIVRKQAPAGHVNWTDKTFERLRDAPPEPLTSSFHVSHAMVLHVLQRGRDDVTDPVAVMTHLLTDNHEPEGARSRHVRRALDVYRSLRAGGVVERAWVDDPSAPRGRRRTVRLVADLPANFALDQALSPFAYAALDLLDPLDPGYAHDVVSVLEATLDDPRQVLAAQENKARGEAVAAMKAEGIEYEERMALLEGVTYPRPLAELLEAAFSAYRTSNPWVADLVLSPKSVVREMHERAATFAEYVQVYSLDRTEGVLLRYLADAYRALRRTVPEDRRSEELEEVVAWLGDLVRRTDSSLLDEWERLAHPEDEPAVENADDAPPPPVTADPRVLRSLVRGAMFRRVELVARERWGALAALGDVDADGTAWDADRWADAIDPYWDDHDEVLTGPAARGPALFQVRADDAARVWHVRQVLDDPAGDHDWRIDAVVDLAASDEAGEIRLSVVAVGAL; this is translated from the coding sequence GTGAGCGGCGGGACGCTCACCGGACGGCTGCCGTCCGGCGACGACCCCGACGCGCTCGTCGAGGAGTTCACGGCGTGGGCCGGCGACCAGGGGCTCGCGCTGTACCCCCACCAGGAGGAGGCGCTGATCGAGCTCGCGACGGGCTCGCACGTCATCCTGTCGACGCCGACGGGGTCGGGGAAGTCCCTCGCGGGGGTCGCCGCGCACGCGGTCGCGCTCGCGCAGGGCCGGCGCTCGTTCTACACGGCACCGATCAAGGCGCTCGTGAGCGAGAAGTTCTTCGCGCTCGTCGAGGTGTTCGGGTCCGAGAACGTCGGCATGATGACCGGGGACTCGGCGGTCAACGCGTCCGCTCCGATCGTGTGCTGCACGGCCGAGATCCTGGCGAACCTGGCGCTGCGCGACGGCCCGGACGCGGACGTGGGCCTCGTCGTCATGGACGAGTTCCACTACTACGCCGACCCGCAGCGCGGCTGGGCGTGGCAGGTGCCGCTGCTGGAGCTGACGCGCACGCAGATGCTGCTGATGTCCGCGACGCTCGGCGACGTGTCCTTCTTCGAGGAGGACCTGCGCCGGCGCACCGGGCGCGAGGTCGGGGTGGTGGCGAACGCCGAGCGGCCCGTGCCGCTGACGTTCTCCTACGTGGTCGAGCCGCTGCACGAGCTGCTCGACGAGCTGGTGCAGACGCAGCGGGCGCCGGTCTACGTCGTGCACTTCACGCAGAAGGAGGCCGTCGAGCGGGCGCAGTCGCTGCTGTCGACGACGCTCGCGAGCCGGGCGCAGCGCGACGCGATCGCCGACGAGCTCGGCGGCTTCCGGTTCGGGCCCGGGTTCGGGCGCACGCTCTCGCGGCTGCTGCGCCACGGCGTCGGCGTGCACCACGCCGGCATGCTGCCCAAGTACCGGCGGGTCGTGGAGCGGCTCACGCAGAAGGGGCTGCTGCCGGTGGTCTGCGGCACGGACACCCTCGGGGTGGGCATCAACGTGCCGATCCGCACGGTCGTGCTGACGTCGCTGGTCAAGTACGACGGGCAGCGCATGCGGCACCTGTCGGCGCGCGAGTTCCACCAGATCGCGGGGCGAGCCGGGCGCGCGGGGTACGACACGGTCGGCGAGGTCGTCGTCATGGCGCCCGAGCACGTCATCGAGAACCGCAAGGCCCTGGCGCGGGCCGGTGACGACCCGAAGAAGCTGAAGAAGATCGTCCGCAAGCAGGCCCCCGCGGGGCACGTGAACTGGACGGACAAGACCTTCGAGCGGCTGCGCGACGCCCCGCCGGAGCCCCTGACGTCGAGCTTCCACGTCTCGCACGCGATGGTGCTGCACGTGCTGCAGCGCGGCCGGGACGACGTCACCGACCCCGTCGCCGTGATGACGCACCTGCTGACCGACAACCACGAGCCCGAGGGCGCGCGGAGCCGGCACGTGCGGCGCGCGCTGGACGTGTACCGCTCGCTGCGGGCCGGCGGCGTCGTCGAGCGCGCGTGGGTCGACGACCCGTCCGCACCGCGCGGGCGGCGCCGCACGGTGCGCCTGGTGGCGGACCTGCCCGCGAACTTCGCGCTCGACCAGGCCCTGTCGCCGTTCGCCTACGCCGCGCTTGACCTGCTCGACCCGCTGGACCCGGGGTACGCGCACGACGTGGTCTCGGTGCTGGAGGCCACGCTCGACGACCCCCGCCAGGTGCTGGCGGCGCAGGAGAACAAGGCGCGCGGCGAGGCCGTCGCGGCGATGAAGGCCGAGGGCATCGAGTACGAGGAGCGCATGGCGCTGCTCGAGGGCGTCACGTACCCGCGGCCGCTGGCCGAGCTGCTCGAGGCGGCGTTCTCGGCGTACCGGACGAGCAACCCGTGGGTCGCGGACCTGGTCCTGTCGCCGAAGTCCGTGGTCCGCGAGATGCACGAGCGCGCGGCGACGTTCGCCGAGTACGTCCAGGTGTACTCGCTGGACCGCACCGAGGGCGTGCTGCTGCGCTACCTCGCGGACGCGTACCGGGCGCTGCGGCGCACGGTCCCGGAGGACCGGCGCAGCGAGGAGCTCGAGGAGGTCGTCGCCTGGCTGGGCGACCTCGTGCGCCGCACGGACTCGAGCCTGCTCGACGAGTGGGAGCGGCTCGCCCACCCCGAGGACGAGCCGGCCGTGGAGAACGCCGACGACGCCCCGCCGCCGCCCGTCACGGCGGACCCGCGGGTGCTGCGCTCGCTGGTGCGCGGAGCGATGTTCCGGCGCGTCGAGCTGGTCGCGCGCGAGCGGTGGGGCGCCCTGGCCGCGCTCGGCGACGTCGACGCCGACGGCACCGCCTGGGACGCCGACCGGTGGGCCGACGCGATCGACCCCTACTGGGACGACCACGACGAGGTCCTCACCGGGCCCGCGGCCCGCGGTCCCGCCCTGTTCCAGGTGCGCGCCGACGACGCGGCGCGGGTGTGGCACGTGCGGCAGGTCCTCGACGACCCGGCGGGCGACCACGACTGGCGGATCGACGCCGTCGTGGACCTCGCCGCGTCGGACGAGGCCGGCGAGATCCGGCTCAGCGTCGTCGCGGTCGGGGCGCTCTGA
- a CDS encoding aminoglycoside 3'-phosphotransferase: MPPPTVPLAHAPTEPVTVPDAVRALAPGTDPVAVWVNARGGLTFRLDAHRFVKWVPVDAVDLDLAAEAARLTWARPWTSVPEVLDLGRDDEGSWLVTAALPGRSAVDPQWCAERPVEAATAVGRGLRALHDALPVDLCPWAWSVHERTRRASEHLDAGDSPASWSPEHQHLDADEARARLAAPPAPDVLVVCQGDPCAPNTLLDDDGTVTGHVDLGTLGVADRWADLAVAGWSANWNYGPGHDEHVYAGYGIDPDPVRIAYYRLLWDAS; this comes from the coding sequence GTGCCCCCGCCGACCGTCCCGCTCGCCCACGCGCCCACGGAACCCGTGACGGTCCCCGACGCCGTGCGCGCCCTGGCCCCGGGCACCGATCCCGTCGCCGTCTGGGTCAACGCACGGGGCGGCCTGACGTTCCGGCTCGACGCGCACCGGTTCGTCAAGTGGGTCCCGGTGGACGCCGTGGACCTCGACCTGGCCGCCGAGGCGGCCCGCCTGACCTGGGCGCGGCCGTGGACGTCCGTCCCGGAGGTCCTCGACCTCGGGCGCGACGACGAGGGGTCGTGGCTCGTCACCGCCGCGCTGCCCGGCCGCAGCGCCGTCGACCCGCAGTGGTGCGCCGAGCGCCCCGTGGAGGCCGCGACCGCCGTCGGGCGCGGGCTGCGCGCGCTGCACGACGCGCTCCCCGTCGACCTGTGCCCCTGGGCCTGGTCGGTGCACGAGCGCACGCGCCGCGCGTCCGAGCACCTCGACGCAGGCGACTCCCCCGCGTCCTGGTCGCCCGAGCACCAGCACCTGGACGCCGACGAGGCCCGCGCCCGCCTGGCCGCGCCCCCGGCGCCCGACGTCCTCGTGGTCTGCCAGGGCGACCCGTGCGCGCCCAACACGCTGCTGGACGACGACGGGACCGTCACCGGCCACGTCGACCTCGGGACCCTCGGCGTGGCCGACCGCTGGGCCGACCTCGCGGTCGCCGGCTGGAGCGCGAACTGGAACTACGGGCCGGGCCACGACGAGCACGTCTACGCCGGCTACGGCATCGACCCCGACCCGGTCCGGATCGCCTACTACCGCCTCCTGTGGGACGCGTCGTGA